AGTCAACATTGCTAACTTTCTGGTGGAAGGCGCTGAGCTTATTATCGAGGGGGGGAATGTCGAATACAGAGACTGTGGATGCAGTAACTGTAAAGAAGGACTTCCCGCAAGCCGTATGGAACGAAGAAACCATATGTGCCCAACAACCAGTAAATAAAGCTAAGGAGACGTAGATATCCTATGAATGACAGTGTGCAGAATTATTATAACGAGCTGGCTTCATCAGACTCAAACAGACATTATAAAGGCATTCCCGTTCTAGCCAGTGATGGGATACATCAATATATAACTGATCTTTCAAAAGGATATCTTAAAGAGGGAGCATCCGTTTTAGACATAGGATGCGGACAAGGTGCCCTCTCTCTCAGGCTTGCTGACAACAACTATAACGTTAATGCGTGCGACAGCTACGACCTGTGTAAATGCAAAGACCGCATTAATTTTATCAACTCTATGATCGAAGATCTGAACACGGATGTTCAATTTGACGGTCTGTTTGCTGTGGAAGTCATCGAACATGTCGAAAACGTTTTTCAGTTTCTAGAGATAGCCAAAGGGCTGCTGAAAGACGATGGATATATTTTTATCACAACGCCTAATATTGAAACTTTCACGAGTAAAATACGTTTCCTTCTGACAGGGGAACATGCACTTTTTGCTGAACATAACCAAAAGCAGGACGGGCACATTAACCCGGTTCATCACTTCCAGATTGCTTATGCCTGTGAAAAATACGGACTGAAAATAGTTGAATCAACTTCCATACTTAAAGAGAGATTCCCGAAAAACCTCTTTAAACAAATGCTGTACGGCTTAATGTATATACCGGTTCTCTTCTCTAAACATAAGAACGACAAAGGTAAGATAAAAGTCTATGTGCTTGAAAAAGCCTAGCTTAATCCTCTTTGAACCTCTTCTTTGATATAACCAGCACAAAAGGTGCTTTCACACCTTCCGGAACTGAAGCGAGAATTTCCGCTGCTGTTCCCCGGTAGGTTACCTCATCCGGCATGCCCAGATTCATTGAAAGGCTCATCTTTTTATCTATAAACGAAACTTCATCCAGAAGCTGATGCAGAACATATGGTCGTTCCAGAAGCACAACAGTATCTCTGCAATTATAGACACGGTCAAAAAACTTCTTCCTCTGATCATTTTCTTTCGGAGGAAATCCCATAAAGTAGAAACTTTCCGAGAAATATCCGCTGACAGAGAGTGCAGCCGTTATGGATGACGGACCGGGTATAGATACAACCTGATACCCTGCGTTCCATGCCATATTTATAAAATCATACCCCGGATCTGCAACACATGGTGTCCCTGCATCAGAGATAAGAAGAACATTTTCATATTCGGCACTCACTTCAACAAGAAACTCTTTCTCACGCTTCAAGGAGTGCTCGTTCAGAAACATCTGTTCAGCACTGCGAACATCTGCTCCCGCAACAAAACGACCGAGATTGCGTCTGTCTTCCCCTATAATGAGTCCGCATTTCGCTGCGATCTCTTTCAGATGGGGCGGAATATTTGAATAATCGCCGGTAATATCAGTTCCGGCTACATATATTGTCGGCATATTAATCTATCACCTCAAGTCCGTTCAGGTATGGTCTGAGAGCTTCCGGTACAGTTACAGTGCCATCTTCGTTCTGATAGTTTTCGAGTATGGCGAGGAAAGTCCGCCCGACAGCAAGCCCTGACCCGTTAAGTGTATGTGCAAATTCAACTTTTTTATCCCCTTTCCTGCGGAAACGTATGGAAGCACGTCTCGCCTGAAAGTCCATAAATGTTGAACATGATGAAATTTCTCTATAGCCGCCCTGAGAAGGAAGCCATACTTCAATATCAAATGTTTTAGCTGATGAAAACCCAAGGTCGCCGCTGCAAAGGGTCATAATACGGTATGGGATATTCAGT
This window of the Denitrovibrio acetiphilus DSM 12809 genome carries:
- the rsmI gene encoding 16S rRNA (cytidine(1402)-2'-O)-methyltransferase, giving the protein MPTIYVAGTDITGDYSNIPPHLKEIAAKCGLIIGEDRRNLGRFVAGADVRSAEQMFLNEHSLKREKEFLVEVSAEYENVLLISDAGTPCVADPGYDFINMAWNAGYQVVSIPGPSSITAALSVSGYFSESFYFMGFPPKENDQRKKFFDRVYNCRDTVVLLERPYVLHQLLDEVSFIDKKMSLSMNLGMPDEVTYRGTAAEILASVPEGVKAPFVLVISKKRFKED
- a CDS encoding class I SAM-dependent methyltransferase encodes the protein MNDSVQNYYNELASSDSNRHYKGIPVLASDGIHQYITDLSKGYLKEGASVLDIGCGQGALSLRLADNNYNVNACDSYDLCKCKDRINFINSMIEDLNTDVQFDGLFAVEVIEHVENVFQFLEIAKGLLKDDGYIFITTPNIETFTSKIRFLLTGEHALFAEHNQKQDGHINPVHHFQIAYACEKYGLKIVESTSILKERFPKNLFKQMLYGLMYIPVLFSKHKNDKGKIKVYVLEKA